GTAAACCGCAACAACTTATTATTGCTGAATCGTATGCACATATTCTAAAGAATGTTGATATTCACATCTACCCGGATGAATTAATAATTGGTGAGATAGCGGCACCTTTAAAAGCTTCACCAATCTATCCTGAATATAGCTATCGTTGGATTCCAGATGAAATCAATAACGCTCCCTGGGACCAAAGAGCGGATAATCAATATTATGCGACTAAAAAAGTTCAAGAGGACTTATTAAGTATTGCTGACTACTGGAATAACAATACCGTTGAAGAACTGACAATTTCAAGAATGTCTCCTGAAGAGTTGGGATTTTCTCACTTAGAAGGTAAATGTGGTTATTTACCAGGAATGTTCTTAAATGCTGGGGTTTGTCACACTGTTGCCAGATACGAAAGAGTTTTTGAACAAGGCTATGGCGGTATCAGAAAGACCGTTGTTGATGCTTATGAAGCACACAAGGCAACTGGTGTTGAAGACGAATATAAAGACAATTTCTATAAAAGTTTGCTGATCACAGTTGATGCTGCAATCGAATTTATGAACAGATATTCTAAATTAGCTAAAGATATGGCTGAAAAGGAATCTGATGAGAAGAGGAAAGCCGAGTTATTGAAAATTTCTGAAAACTGCGCTTGGGTTTCTACTAATCCTCCTAGAACTTTCTGGGAAGCATTACAATTATGGGTTTTTACAACTAACTTCACTTTGATCGAAGCAAACAGCTCCATGTCTTATGGCCGTTTTGACCAGTATATGTTTCCATTCTACCAAAAAGATTTGGAAAACGGCGTTTTAACAAAAGATGAAATGCAAGAACTTTTAGAAATGACTTTTGTTAAATGCTTGACCCCAACTAAACTCAGAGACGCGGGTACTACACTTGCTGCTGCCGGTAGAGGTATGGGTGGTGAAAGCTTAACGATTGGTGGTGTTGACATTTATGGCAAAGATGCTACAAATGAAATGTCATTCATGGTATTAAACGCTTATGCACATGTTAGAATAGTAACCCCTTGGATTGCAGTAAGACTTCATGCTAAAACACCAGAAGATTTCAAGATAAAATTAGCGAATGTTTTAAGAATTGGTACTGGTCAACCCAAAGTATTCAATGATGAAGTTGCGATTCCAGCATCACTTTTAGCAGGTAGAACCTTACAAGATTCTAGAGATTACAACGTTTTGGGTTGTGTTGAACCGGACGCTGCTGGTAGAGAATACGGTTGGCATGATGCAGCTTATGTAAGTTCAATCAAAATTTTGGAAATGGCACTTAACAATGGTAGATGTTTTGGATGCAGCGATGCATGTCCTCGATTTGGAAAATGTGCTGGCGTTGGTGAAACATTAAGTATTGATACCGGTAGCTTAAGAGATTTCAAATCAATGGATGAAATTATCACTTCTTTTGATAAACAGATGGAATACTGGACAGGTCATATTTTATCCATGCTTAACAAATTAGATAAAGCGCATCAAGAACTTAAACCACTTCCATTCTTGTCATTAGTTATGGATGGTTGTATTGAAAAAGGTTTAGACGTTTCTGCTGGGGGCGCAATTTATAACTTCACTGGTCCTCAGGGTGCTGGTGTTGGTAACATCGCTGATTCATTATCTGCTATCGAAAAACTTGTTTTTGAAGATAAAGAAGTTACTGGGGAAGAATTTGTCGATGCTTTAAACAAAAATTGGGAAGGCTATGACAAATTATATGCTAAAGTAAATAGTGATAAAGTTCCTCACTACGGTAATAATGATCAATACGCAGATAAATATGCTGAAATGGCGTTTAATACATATTGTTCACATGTTGAAGATAAACCAAACGGACATGGCGGAAAATTCTTGCCAGGTATGTATACTGTTTCTTCTAATGTACCACTTGGATTGTTTTTAGGCGCAACGCCTGATGGACGTAAAGCTGGTGAACCAATTGCTGACTGTTTAGGTGCTTGTCATAATATTTCTGGTAGTCATGACATTACCGGACCGACAAACATGTTACACTCATTAGCTAAACTGGATCATGTCAGGGCTACTAACGGAACTTTAATGAACTGGAAATTGACGCCTTCAAGCCTGGAAGGTGAAAATGGACGTAATAACTTAATTACTTTATTAGATGAAATTGTTGATACCAAAGTAATGCACGGTCAGTTTAATATTATAGGCAGAGAAGTATTATTAGATGCACAAGAAAATCCTGAAGAATATAAAGATTTACTAGTTCGTGTTGCTGGATATAGTGCTTACTTTACAGAATTAAACGTGCACTTACAAAACGACTTAATCGGTAGAACCGAATTAAGTTTATAAGATTCACATCAATATGAACTACAATGCATAAAGTATTGTAGTTCATGACAAAGGAAAGAGAGGGGCAGATTTTGGGGCAAAGTACTAATGAATTGAAATCCGGTACAATTTTTAATATCCAAACTTTTACAGTCCATGACGGACCAGGAATCCGAACCGAAGTATTCATGAAAGGCTGTCCATATCGTTGTAAATGGTGTAGCAATCCTGAGAGTTTTAAAGCTTCTCAGGAAATAGGGCTATATTCTACTAGATGTATCGGGATAAGTAAATGTGGAGATTGTCTCAAGGTTTGTCACGCAAAAGATGCTCTTGTGGTTGAAGGTGATTTTGTCGTTGAGATAGATAAAAATAATTGCGATGATTGCATGGAATGTGCAAAAGTATGTCCTTCAAATGCCTTACAATTCTGGGGCAAAAAAATGTCGGTTGAAGAAGTTATGGAGAAAATACGGCCAGATAAAAATATCTATAAAAAATCTGGCGGTGGTGTAACTTTTTCTGGTGGAGAAGCTTTGGTTCAATGGGAGTTTGTCTTAGAGACGTTAAAAGCTTGTAAAAATGAACGTATTCATACTTGTGTAGAAACTGCACTACACTGTAAACCAGAAGTTGTTGATGAAATAATACCATACACAGACTTATTTATTTCTGATATTAAGCATATGAATAGCGAAAAGCATAAAGAATATACTGGCATAGGCAATGAACTAACACTTTCGAATATTAAAAAAGTGATTGATGCTGATAAGCCGGTTATTATAAGAATCCCAGTCGTACCAAATCATAACGATGATATGGAAAATATGGAAAATACCGCAAAATTCATTGTTGATGAATTGGGCAATAAAGTCAAGCTTTTACAATTATTACGGTTTAGAAGATTAGGTGAAGAAAAATATAAATCTCTTAGTATGAAGTATCCAATGGAAGACGAAGTGGATTCTGTAAATATTGAAGAAGCAGAAGATAAGAATGTAAGAATTGTTGAAATGTTTAAGTCATATGGTGTAAACGCCGTATCTGGCAGTACATCTGATATGTCTTTTAACAAAATTCAAATATTTTAATAGATAAAAGGAGAAAATTATGGCTAGTTTTTTTACAAGTAAAGAAGAATTGAAAAATATTTTCAATGTACCGCATATTGACGAACAGGAAGGCGTTTATTTCGCTTATGCAACAGATCCAGAGGCTCTTAGAAAAGTAGTTCCACCACAACTTAATATTGCAGCTCCGGTAGTTATTGGTTATATCGTTAATATCGAAAAACCAAACTTTGGTGAGAGATATATGGAATTTGCATTAGGTGTCCCGGCGGTACATGGTGAAACTGTCGGTCTATACGCCTTCTCATTATTGTTAGAAGGTCCTGGTGCTTTTGACGGTACGACTTTAGGACGTGAATTTGACGGTATTCCTAAAAAATACGCCGATGAAATTTCATTCAAAAAAGAAGGAAATACTGTAGTCGGCAAAGTTGTTCGTAAAGGTGTTACTTTGATAGACCTTAAATTAGAGCTTGGTGCTTACGACGATCCTAGTGTAGGTGCATTCTTTGCTCCTGAAGGTGCCACTTATCCAAGTAACTCGTTCTTTATTACTTATAACACAATACAAACTGAAGCAGGCCACTGTGAATTCTCAGATGGCAAAATTAATAACTTAATAATGGAAACGAAGAATAATGAGTGGAAACCAGCTAGCTTAGAAATAAAAGTTTCATCTTCTAATGATGATCCATTTGCTGAACTACCAGTTTTAGCACCACTTGGCGGTGCTTACATGAAACATGATGAAGTGATTATGCAAGCTTTTAAAACGATTGAAGAAGTTGATGCACTGGAGATTGCTCAATATCAATTTGCCAGCCGTCACGATCAAAGTCATTTAATTAAGTAATTTTATAAATTAAAACCACAAAGCCTAACTGCACAAAACCTTAGTGTAATCACTAGGTTTTGTGCTTTAGTATTATATTATAAAATCTAAACTGATGGTTAAAATTTATAAAAGAGATTTGCTATGGAGGAAAAAATGGGCGAAAAAATTTTATTCACACCTATGAAAATTGGGGAGTGCGAAATTAAAAACAGAGTTGTCATGCCACCAATGCACATGGGATTAACGAATATGGATGGCACCTTAAGTGAAAAGTTTATTAAATATTACGAAGAACGGGCAAAAGGCGGAACAGGTTTAATCATCACAGAAATTACCAGGGTAAATGATGCTCATGGGGCAACGTCATTTATGCAGCCGGGTTTATCTCATGATTATCAAATACCATCATGGAAAAAGTTAGTAAGAAGAATTCACAAACATGGGGCTAAGGTTTTTGTGCAGCTGCACCACCCGGGTCGTCAAAATCATGGAATTATGGTCAATACGGTGCCACTTTCATTAGCGACCACCAAAGTATGGAAGTCATTTCCTGATACATTGTTTAAAATCGCACCGACGACCGGCCGGAAATTAGATGCAAAACAGCTGGTCTGTTCATCTGTTTCTGCGTCTAAATGCGAGGAAAGCGACCACGCCCACAGTAAAGTCCGTCCTTTGTCAAAGCGGGAAGTCAAAAAACTCATTCAGGAGTTTATCGATGCAGCAGTGCGGGCCAAAAAAGCGGGGCTGGATGGGATAGAACTTCACGCCGCGCATGGCTATCTAATCCAGCAGTTTTTAAGTCCGAACACCAACAAAAGAACCGATGAGTATGGTGGTTCATTTGAAAACAGAATGAGATTTTTAAAAGAGATCATTGAGGGGATCCGTAAAGCCTGCGGCAATGACTACCCGCTGATTGTCCGTCTGTCGGTCGATGAATTTTATGAAAAGATCGGTCAGGCGGGTAAAGGTTACACCCTGGAAACCGGTGTAAAATACGCTAAAGCTTTAGAAAAAATGGAGATTGATGCCATCGATGTTTCATCTGCTGCTTATGATACCTACAACTACTGGTTGGAACCAACTAGTTTTGATTGCGGTTGGAGAGCTTATCTTGCTGAAGCAGTTAAAAAAGAAGTTTCTATACCTGTTATTGCTGCCAACCTAATTAGAAGTGAAGAACAGGCTGAACAACAACTTCAAGATGGTGTTCAGGATTTTATCGCTCTGGGTAGACCTCACATTGCCGATGCTCACTGGGTTGAGAAAGTGGAAAGTGGACGTGGTGATGAAGTCAAACGATGTATAAACTGCTTAAACTGTATGGAAACCATGTATAATGGAGCCTTTGCAGGCACCAGCGGCTATTGTGCCGTTAATCCCACCGTTGGTAAAGAAGCTGTTTACTACAACCTGCCAAAAGATGGCAAGGGAAGAAAGGTTGTGGTTATCGGTGCCGGTGTTGCTGGTTTGACAGCAGCTGAACTGCTTGCCAAACGCGGCTTTAAGGTTATTGTTTTAGAAAAAGAAGGAATTCCTGGCGGACAGATTAATCTGGCCAATAAGCCGCCTAAAAAAGAAAAAATCGGTTGGGCTGCCCTGGATATGGCGACAAATGCACAAAAAGCAGGAGCTCAAATAGAATACAATACCCTTGCCGACATCGAGAAAATCAAGTCTTACGAGCCCTATGCAGTTGTTTTGGCAACCGGTGCCGTAGCCGTAAAACCTGGCTTTGTCAAAGGGAATGATAAACCAAATGTTTACACGACCACTGAAATATTAAACGGCACAGTGGATTTGTCTAATCAGAAAGTAGCAGTAGTGGGCAGTGGAATGACTGGCCTTGAAACGGCTGAACTTTTAACTGAAAAGGGTGCAAAAATCACCATTATTGAAATGGCAGACAAAATTGCGCCAATCGCCTGGCATCAGTTAGTTGAGGATGTTGTTCCAAAACTTAAAAAACACAATACCAAGTTTATCACCTCAGCGAAATTGCTGGAAGTTACTGACTCTGGAGTAAAGATAGAACATATTGGATTTAACAAACTTGAAGACCTTAAATGTGATTCAGTTGTATTGTCTCTGGGTTCTAAATCTGTTAATGCTTTATTGGCTGACCTCAAAAGTAATTTCAGCAAAGTCTATGCTGTTGGTGACGCTGAAAGAGTTGGCAATATTGCCAGGGCGACTTCATCTGCTTTTGATATTGCGGTAAACCAGGTTGGTTAATTTAAGTAAATCAAAACGTCAGTAAAGAGTTTAAATAAAAATGAGTCAAAACTCAAAGCCTGGTTGAAAAACAAGCTTCCAAACGAATGCTTTTAATGTACTGACAAAGCCTCAATTCTGATATGATACCTGAAAAGAAATTTAATCTGAAATCTTATAAGGATTCCTGGGAAGAGGGATCCTCTCGATAGGATAAATAATTGATAAACTTAGAGACCGCAAGCGAGGCAGACTTACGGCTACGCAGAGCTAAGCCGATATTACGGTAAGCCGGAACCTCCAGTTCTTTTGTCACGATTTTATATGGAATCCGCTTTAAAATCAGCTCTGGCAGAATGCTGATACCCAGCCCACTTTCAACCATGCTCATGACGGCATAATCATCCCAGGTTGTGAAGTGGGTTTTTGGTGCCAAACCACAGCGGTCGAATATTTCCGATACATCTGCTTTGGCCCCTTTTTCCAGCAATAGAAAAGGATATTCACAAAGGGCTGCGATTGGGACCTTAGGATAGTCAGCCAGGGGATGACCTTCAGGTAAAACAGCCAGAAGGCGATCCTGATCCAGAAACATAGTTTCCAGATCGGGGTGAGCCGGTAAACGCAGAAAACCGCAGTCAACCCGGCCTTCTAGAAGCCAGGCTTCAATTTCAGAGTAGTCTCCCAGCAGCAATTCGTAGTCAATGTTGGGATATTCCTTTTGAAAGTGTTGGATGATGTTGGGTAACCAGTGGGTTGCAACACTGGAAAAGGTACCAATCCGAATCAGTCCGGATTGAAGTCCATGGAGATCGTCAACCTGAATTTGCAAATTTTGATATTCGTCACATACCGTTTTAACATAGGGTAGAAGTTTTGTTCCATCAGAAGTTAAGCGGACACCCGCTCGACTCCGCTCTAGAAGTGTTACTCGCCATTCTTTCTCCAGGTCATTGATCATCCTACTAATCCCTGACTGTGAATAATTCAGATGATCAGCAGCCTTGGTAAAACTTCCAAATTCCACTGTTTTGATAAAAGCCAGATACTTTAAAATGTTCATATCCATAATATTTCACCTTTTCATTCGGAATTGTAATTTAATAGATGCCAAATATTCGTTTTTAGAATTTATAATTTTATGATACGATAAAATAAATTAATTTTCAAGAAGAGGTTTAAAGTGAGTTTGTATCAAAACAGAATTGTCGTTAAAGTCGGGACATCAACCTTGACCAATGAGACCGGGATGTCTGACCTGCGGTCTTTTGATCGACTGGCCAATGTTCTTGCTGATATACATAATATGGGATATGAAGTGATTCTTGTTTCATCGGGCGCCATTGCTATGGGAGTCAGTAAATTACAGATGAAAACACATCCTACCAGTATGCGGCTTAAACAGGCTGCTGCTGCGGTCGGCCAGTGTAGAATTACATTTTTATATGACAAATTTTTTAGAGACTATGATAAGACCATTGCCCAAATCTTATTAAATGCTGAAGATATGGAACATGAAGAAAAGAAGGAAAATTTGATTAATACTTTTAATGCGTTATTGGAAATGGGGGTTATTCCAGTCGTTAATGAAAATGACTCAGTTTCTTATACTGAAATTGAATCTGTGGAACGGTTGTTTGGAGATAATGATATGCTTTCGGCGGTTGTAGCTGTATTGTGCAGAGCAAGTAAGCTGGTGATATTTTCCGATATTGATGGGCTTTATGACAGAGATCCCAGACTCTATGCTGATGCCAGACAGATTGAACGCATTGACAATATTGATGATTCAGTTCATCAGTTGGCTGGCAGTGCCGGTTCAAGACGCGGACGGGGTGGAATGAAAACAAAACTTCAGGCAGCGACTTTGGCGACCGGTCAGGGAATTGATACGATCATTACGAATGGTAAGAATCCGGCGGCATTGTATGATATTGCAAAAGGAAATCATGTCGGGACCTTATTCTCAGGAAAACCCTTTGTACGGAATTTTTAAATGGGGTAGTCATGTAAAAAAAGTCTATTCAAAAAATAAAGTTTAAAGCACCAATCAATTCTGATTTGAACAGAATTGACTGGTGCTTTTATTTTATTTCAAAATAAGGTAAAAATTCAAAATTAATCTGACTGATTATATTTCTGCTTTCAGCAATAATTTCAGAAATTCGTTTTTCGTCAATCCGCATGAAACGAAAGATCATTTCGACAATATAGTCCAGACACTCATTCATGGTACAATCGATATTCCCATTGATATAATCTGTGATTACAGCCTGGGAGGCGCCGCTGGCTCCTCTGGCCAAAAGGCTAATCTCATCGATATCACGATTGATATTAAGCCGATATTGGCGGTCGTGGATGGCATAAAATTGCTTGTAGTGACTAATATAGGAATCTTCATAATTGCCATTGGAGGTTTCGATAATATACCTGGCAGCTTTTGGATCGCGAAAAAAAAGTTCTGTTGAGAGCCTGATTTCCACAGCTGAACTGAGTTGCAAGTCATATTGATGACTGGAAAAATATTGCTGATATAATTTAAAAGCGATAGCATTCTTATTATTGACTGAGTATTGTTCAGTAACTTCTTTAGCCAATAACGATTTAGACTTGAAATGATAAGATATGAGTGACTTGGTGATATCCAGGCGGTCAGATAATTCCTGAAAAGAAGTTTTGTCATAACCCTGCTCATAAAAAAGTCGGGTTGCTGTTGTCAGGATGTTTTCCCGTTGTGTGGCCATAGTTTTTGATTAATCCTCCGTGTCTTTTCTTAATTATAACAGAACTTAAGAAAAACTAAAATGAAATTAAAGCAAAAAATTGAGTCAAACGATTAAAAATTCGGGTGACGAATTAAAATAATCGGAAAAATTTATATATTGCCAAGCACAACCGATAGTGCTAAACTGTTGTCGCATTGATTTTGTTCAGGGTTTAAAAATCAGATGCAAATTATTTTATATCAGATGAGGTATAACATGAAAGAGGCAGGTTTAATTGAACGGTTGAAGTACAAATTTGACAATCTGATGTCAAAGGGAACAGGTGTTTTACTATTGTCATTGGCTTGTGCGACGGCAGTAATGATTTTGGTTGTTTCACTAATTGTCTGGATGACCAGATCCGGTCCAACCAACAGTTTTACGGAACTTTTGTGGATGGGACTGATGCGCGCCATAGATTCAGGTACGGTAAGTGGAGATACCGGCAGTATCGGTTATATATTTTTAATGTTTGTAACCACACTGGGAGGAATTTTCATATTAAGTATTCTGATTGGGATTTTAACAACTGGGATTGAAGCCAAGTTAGATTCCCTGCGTAAAGGCCGGTCTCGGGTGATTGAAGAGAATCAGACGATAATACTTGGGTGGTCGGAACAGATCTTTACAATTATTGAAGAACTGATTGAAGCAAATAGTAACCAAAAACACGCATGTATTGTAATTATGGGTAATCATGATAAAACAGAGATGGATGATGCCATTCGAGAACGTGTGGCTGATACTAAAACAACAAGAATTGTAACCAGACAGGGAAATCCAATCGATATTGATGATCTGGAAATTGTCAGTCTCAATACATCGAAGTCAGTGATTATTATTTCGGAAGATGATACCCAGGTGATTAAGACAATGCTGGCAATTACCAATAATCCGAAGAAAAGAGTGGAACCCTACCATATTGTAGCAGTTTTAAAAGACCCGGATCATGTACAGATTGCGACATTAGCTGGCAGCAATCAGGTAGAAATAATTTTAAGTGACAATCTGATTGCCCGAATTATTGCTCAGACTTGTCGTCAACCTGGCCTTTCAACGGTGTATACGGAGCTTCTGGATTTTGATGGTGACGAAATTTATTTTAGCGATTGTCCTGAGACAGTTGGAAAAAATTTTGGAGAAACGCTGGGACTTTTCGAAAAGTCGACTGTAATTGGAATTCAGTCACAGGGTAAGACTTATCTTAATCCGCCAATGGATACAAAAATAAAGTCCGGTGATATGATTATTGCCATTTCGGAAGATGATGATACCATTGTTGCAACAAATGGTCGCAGTGAAGCAGTATTGGAAAGTAAATTAATTACCGACCAGGCCACTTTTAAAAGCAAACCGGAAAAAACCCTGATTTTGGGTTGGAACGATAATTCCAGTCAGATTATAGCAGAACTGGATAATTATGTTCCTCAAGATTCGGTTCTAACTGTAGTTGCTGAAAACGTCAATATGGAGGACTTTCAAAAGATTTCAGGGGTGGTGGTTAATCAGAAGATCAGTCTGATTATTGGTGATCCCCGGGATCGTAAAACTCTTGATAAACAAATGCTAAATAATTATGATCATGTCATTATTCTCTCCAGCCATCAGGAATTAAGTGTTCAGGAATCTGATGCCAATACTTTGTTTATTTTGTTGCAGTTGCGCGATATAGCCGAAAAAACCGGGGCTCGTTTTTCAGTAGTCAGTGAAATGCTGGACTTCAGAAATAAGAAACTGGCTGAGGTGACCAAAGTTAATGATTTTATCGTCAGTGAGAAACTGATTAGCCTGATGCTGACTCAGATTGCCGAGAATAAGATGCTCAATACAGTTTTCGAATATTTATTTGATGCGGACGGTTCGGAACTGTACATAAAAAGGGCCAGTGATTATATTGTTTCTGATGAGGCAGTAGACTTTTATCATTATGTGGAGTCTGGCAGGCGGCGGAATGAAGTGGTCATCGGCTATGTTATTGAAGCCGATCAGAAGGATGCGGATAAAAATTATGGCATCCATCTTAATCCGGCCAAGTCAATTTTAATCAGCCTTGGCGAAAAAGATAGTCTAATTGTCATTTCCGAAGACTGACATCGCCAATGGCGGTTTTTCGCCGTGAATGGAGATTGCGAGCCAAACCTTGGACTGCTATAATACGTCATGAAAAGTTATTCAGAAAGAGGTTAAAAATGAAAAAATCAAAAATTTTAAGTGCATTATTAATTGTTAGTTTATCAGTATTCTTATTAGCTGGTTGTAGCGGATCGTCTGATGACACATCATCGGATTCGTCATCATCAACTGCCTCAGAAGCGACAGTTTATACACAGGACTTCACTCTTGTTAATGCAACAGGGATCGAAATTTACGCAGTTTATGTATCGCCAACTGGAGAAGACAGCTGGGGCGATGATATTCTGGATGCAGAAACTCTTCCAGATGGTAGTTATGTCGATATTTCTTTTGATTCAGATGTAGAAGAACAGTACTGGGATGTGATGGTAGCTGATTCAGAAGGCACAACCGTAACCTGGACTGAAATTGATTTGTTCTCAGTATCAGAGGTAACCTTAGAACTTGATGCAGATGGTAATCCGGTAGCTTCTTTTAGCTAGAGGTCAGCAATGGGATTATTTGATAAGCTTAAGCAGACCGGAACGGATATGATCAAAGGGTATGATAAGGTTAAGCTCAATAAAAAGCTTTCCTATGAAGACTTGTTTGACGTGATGAAAGAGGGAACTTATCCTTGTGGAGAGCCTTTTCTTACCGGAAAGGGAATCATGCACTGCATTCAGTTTCCGCCGGTTGATAAATATTTGATTCAGGTGGCCCTTACCGGAACGACGGTTACAATCTCCAAGATTTACAATGGGGCAGCCGGAATTTTAAAGGAAACCGTAGGTGATATGGTAACTGATGGCTGGTATGTGGCGCTTAACGGTGAAAACATTGATTTAAATCAGATGACCCGGATTGTCGGGGAGGAAGTGAGTCGTCTCTGTGAGGCACAAGGTTTATTGAAATAAAAAAACCCCGTCCGGTTTAGGGCGGGGTTCTTTTAGCAGAATAGACTGCGAATTTTTTAAATTTTAGGAGCTACTATGAAAAGAAAGTTATTACCATTAATCCTGCTTTTTTGGATTATCATTCCGGTCTGTTCTGTAATAGCCGCCAACTCGGATGAAAATCTGATTGTTTTATCTCGTGGTCATATAGAAAATGTTGGCGACTATCCAACGGATGGATCATGGATAGAAAGTCCGGAACGGATTGGCACCGTGGGTGAAAGCAAACGGATTGAAGGATTTGAATTGAAACTGGGAGCAGGTCTGCCAACGGATATGGAGATTCGGTATAATGTCCATGTTCAAAACAAAGGCTGGCTTTACGACGAAGAGGATACCAATAATTGGCCGAAAAATGGTGAATATGCCGGGACAAGGGGAGAAAGTCTACGGATCGAAGCCATAAAAATTGTACTGACTGACTTAGAAGGCAATACTTATTCTGGCTATCATATAAATTATCAGGGTCATGTACAGAATATTGGTGAACAGCCGCAAAATTCCAGTGAATGGTTTGCTGATGGTGAGCAGTTAGGGACTGTAGGCAGTAGTCAGCGCTTGGAAGCATTAACTTTACGGATTGTCAAAGACGATGTTGATTCAGATGATATAAGCATTTATAATTCGCTGTTGTCACAGATTGATGGTTTAAATGCAGAGGATTATACAGAAACATCCTGGAATAATTTGCAGACAGCAATTTCAGACAACAAAGTAAGTGATAAAAACACCCAGGAAGAAATTACTGCAGCAGTTACTGCAATAAAGGATAAAGTTACCTTACTTGAAAATTTAGTGACTTCAAAAGTTTATGATACTGTCGGTACTTATGGCCCTGAATTTGAGCGCCAAACAATCGATTCAGATGTAATTATTACAACCAGCGGAGTAGTTCTGCAGAATCTAGACATCTCTGGTAACCTGATTATAGATAAAGGCGTTGGCGATGGGGATGTTACACTTAATAATGTGACGGTTACCGGTGACCTGCGCGTTAGAGGCGGTGGTGAAAACTCGATTCATATCAACGGTGGACAGTATGGGAGTATTCGGGTCGAGTCGACGCCCACTGGGGCGGTACGTATCGTTGCTACGGATTTATCGGGGGCTGAGATAGTGCTTTCTGAAGATGCCAGTGGTGAGGAACTGATTTTAGAAGGTGCTTTTGACTCTGTCAGTATTCAGGCGCCATCGGTGACAGTGACAACCCGCGGCAACACCAATATAGCGACCATGGAACTGGGAGAAGCGGCAGACAGTGCAATT
This genomic interval from Eubacteriaceae bacterium ES3 contains the following:
- a CDS encoding pyruvate formate lyase family protein, with protein sequence MSNIKSKLINAKPEANEPVDKVWGVGSTSMGDDLSPFERVNRYKKFVLDTEFTVDSQRALLMTEACKMNEGKPQQLIIAESYAHILKNVDIHIYPDELIIGEIAAPLKASPIYPEYSYRWIPDEINNAPWDQRADNQYYATKKVQEDLLSIADYWNNNTVEELTISRMSPEELGFSHLEGKCGYLPGMFLNAGVCHTVARYERVFEQGYGGIRKTVVDAYEAHKATGVEDEYKDNFYKSLLITVDAAIEFMNRYSKLAKDMAEKESDEKRKAELLKISENCAWVSTNPPRTFWEALQLWVFTTNFTLIEANSSMSYGRFDQYMFPFYQKDLENGVLTKDEMQELLEMTFVKCLTPTKLRDAGTTLAAAGRGMGGESLTIGGVDIYGKDATNEMSFMVLNAYAHVRIVTPWIAVRLHAKTPEDFKIKLANVLRIGTGQPKVFNDEVAIPASLLAGRTLQDSRDYNVLGCVEPDAAGREYGWHDAAYVSSIKILEMALNNGRCFGCSDACPRFGKCAGVGETLSIDTGSLRDFKSMDEIITSFDKQMEYWTGHILSMLNKLDKAHQELKPLPFLSLVMDGCIEKGLDVSAGGAIYNFTGPQGAGVGNIADSLSAIEKLVFEDKEVTGEEFVDALNKNWEGYDKLYAKVNSDKVPHYGNNDQYADKYAEMAFNTYCSHVEDKPNGHGGKFLPGMYTVSSNVPLGLFLGATPDGRKAGEPIADCLGACHNISGSHDITGPTNMLHSLAKLDHVRATNGTLMNWKLTPSSLEGENGRNNLITLLDEIVDTKVMHGQFNIIGREVLLDAQENPEEYKDLLVRVAGYSAYFTELNVHLQNDLIGRTELSL
- a CDS encoding NAD(P)/FAD-dependent oxidoreductase is translated as MGEKILFTPMKIGECEIKNRVVMPPMHMGLTNMDGTLSEKFIKYYEERAKGGTGLIITEITRVNDAHGATSFMQPGLSHDYQIPSWKKLVRRIHKHGAKVFVQLHHPGRQNHGIMVNTVPLSLATTKVWKSFPDTLFKIAPTTGRKLDAKQLVCSSVSASKCEESDHAHSKVRPLSKREVKKLIQEFIDAAVRAKKAGLDGIELHAAHGYLIQQFLSPNTNKRTDEYGGSFENRMRFLKEIIEGIRKACGNDYPLIVRLSVDEFYEKIGQAGKGYTLETGVKYAKALEKMEIDAIDVSSAAYDTYNYWLEPTSFDCGWRAYLAEAVKKEVSIPVIAANLIRSEEQAEQQLQDGVQDFIALGRPHIADAHWVEKVESGRGDEVKRCINCLNCMETMYNGAFAGTSGYCAVNPTVGKEAVYYNLPKDGKGRKVVVIGAGVAGLTAAELLAKRGFKVIVLEKEGIPGGQINLANKPPKKEKIGWAALDMATNAQKAGAQIEYNTLADIEKIKSYEPYAVVLATGAVAVKPGFVKGNDKPNVYTTTEILNGTVDLSNQKVAVVGSGMTGLETAELLTEKGAKITIIEMADKIAPIAWHQLVEDVVPKLKKHNTKFITSAKLLEVTDSGVKIEHIGFNKLEDLKCDSVVLSLGSKSVNALLADLKSNFSKVYAVGDAERVGNIARATSSAFDIAVNQVG
- a CDS encoding glycyl-radical enzyme activating protein, which encodes MTKEREGQILGQSTNELKSGTIFNIQTFTVHDGPGIRTEVFMKGCPYRCKWCSNPESFKASQEIGLYSTRCIGISKCGDCLKVCHAKDALVVEGDFVVEIDKNNCDDCMECAKVCPSNALQFWGKKMSVEEVMEKIRPDKNIYKKSGGGVTFSGGEALVQWEFVLETLKACKNERIHTCVETALHCKPEVVDEIIPYTDLFISDIKHMNSEKHKEYTGIGNELTLSNIKKVIDADKPVIIRIPVVPNHNDDMENMENTAKFIVDELGNKVKLLQLLRFRRLGEEKYKSLSMKYPMEDEVDSVNIEEAEDKNVRIVEMFKSYGVNAVSGSTSDMSFNKIQIF
- a CDS encoding acetoacetate decarboxylase family protein, whose product is MASFFTSKEELKNIFNVPHIDEQEGVYFAYATDPEALRKVVPPQLNIAAPVVIGYIVNIEKPNFGERYMEFALGVPAVHGETVGLYAFSLLLEGPGAFDGTTLGREFDGIPKKYADEISFKKEGNTVVGKVVRKGVTLIDLKLELGAYDDPSVGAFFAPEGATYPSNSFFITYNTIQTEAGHCEFSDGKINNLIMETKNNEWKPASLEIKVSSSNDDPFAELPVLAPLGGAYMKHDEVIMQAFKTIEEVDALEIAQYQFASRHDQSHLIK